The sequence TCAAGGCTATAATttgctaaaatatttaataacatatttaaaaaaataacttcattgcatttttctttacttgattaatataaagaatcacaaaaagtatatattataaattgaacattacaaaaacttataataatttctcGAATATTAAAGCGTCTGAATCAGATACATGTTTGACAACTTCTTTCTAGCTTGATATCAAATATgtacaaatgtttttttttgtttatgataaattcataaacaaaaaatacctaatCGATCCGAGTTCCGACCatcttttttattgatataattattattagtaattatgGCGTCTTCTTATGTGTGATCtcctgaatattttaataagtatgtaTTTGTCCTCATCTGTCAGGTTTGAATATACTAAAAGTAGGACTTTTATTGGACTCTagttggtaaaaaaaaattcagcaCCTCCAAACAATTTCTAACTTAATCATTAAAATCATTACGAGAAAATTTACTTCCGATACCTTTATTAAATatccttaaaaaaaattattataaatatatgttaaaccTAGTCAATTTTCGTAGCTTGAATCGCATACCACATAGATTCAAAAAATACCCATTGCCAGATTTCAACGTAGGGGTAGTAAATTAATCCACAAGTGTTGTTGACTTCACAGTTATCTGAAAATAAACGTATTGAGTAGAAAAACAAGCGTACTTTCTTTTTACTGGTCTCAACTCAGCTCTTTTAGATGAAGAATTTAGGAAGAGGTGTATTTAGTTAAACTATTTAGAGGTTACTctaatgtgtattttttacaaacaaaaaaagaaatacttatTCCTCTCTTGgtacaaaaactaataaatgtttcactgatatatttatttttaaaggcaaaaaCGTGATCGTGTTtgcatttatgtttttattgggATAGATTGGgatcaataatttaaataatttaacttacTCTTTTCCAAAATCTTTGTAACATCCTCTGGggttataaatttttcataatcaTGTATTCCCTTTGCGGCGCAACCAAAAACATTTTCCGAAAAGAAAACACCCATTCTCGCTGTTAATGTTCTATTTGGCGctgttatgaatattttaccACCGGGTTTTAGGGTTTCTATGCATAGCTTTAAAAATAGTTCCTTGTTCACTACATGGTCTAACACTTCTGAAGCGACAACTGCGTCGTAATAGTTGCGGTGATTTTGAGCATGatcctaaaaaatatattctacaCTCAATGTTTCTTACAAATTATTCTGTGGCAGCATGTTATTAGATACATCGTCCCTAAGAATGAAAACTAATGAAATGTTGAAGATTAAATCTCCGCATAAAGACTTACCTCGATAGTTGTGCAGTAGTATTTTGGTCTATTGCCTGCTACTAATGGATATACGCTTGTATGTTCAGTTGCTAAGTCAATTAATTCTTGACACGGGTCTATCCCAGTAACTTGGGCTCCTATTTTCGCTAAGCCCTACAATATTAAGTTATCATTACTAATTAACTCCGAGCATTCTCCATTTGGTTCTTCAAATAgtatcgtttaaaataatcCTGTTTATTAGGTAGGTTCATATTACATGAGAGAATTATAAGCATGCATATCAATACTTCCGCTTGGGTTCTATATTTCTTTTGAGAAGTATTAATGGCAAAGATTATAAACGTTCCTTTTATTTTGAGATGTAGGATTACCTCTGATAAAATGCCTCCTCCACAGCCTACTTCCAATATTTTCTTGTTTGCCAGGGGTTGtgataatttcaatatttcgTCTTTTGATACAAGTCCATCCCTAATATATGGTACTCTAAAACAATGATTAtcgataaacaaaaatatatttcgcttaaacatttaaaagaaCTGCTTACTGTTACAAAAATTGGAGTTCGAAATCTAGAAAAAAACATCTCATTAATACTTTTGTATATAACCTTGACATAGAATACAATAAAtacgttataaaataaataaataaaaacataaaacggTGACActgttctttttaaataactccAAAATTGTATTCCCTAAAACCTGTTTCAATCGCATGATATTACATGAAACGTGATAACTATATAGATACCTGCGATGGTTCAAGCTGTGTAAGGTCACAGTGCAGCCATGTGGGTCCCACCACAGGTCTTTAATATTTCTATGCCTTTCAATTTCTCCTTCATCAACTGTTGTAAAAGCATCATGTGTAGCTGACATTCTCTAACAAAACTTAGATATATGCTTGATAAATTTCAGTTGAAACTCTTATAACACACGCGACTGTCTTCAACGACTAAcaccaattataataaacctgCAGTCGACctacacaaaatatataattaaatatgtataatgaaaattttacGAATATGAGGACgttaattatgtataagttgaataaaaaacaaaaccgATTAATACTTACGtcattttaagatttaaaatgtttttgtagcgattaacatatatatgatattttttgatttgggtaaaatattgtaaatttttaagacAATCAAAAAAACATCGTTCATCTTTTTTATCACTATATAGATACATAAATCAGTAGATGAACAGCAAAGACAAAAAACTTACTGTCTATTTACAGCGACGATTTAATACTTAAATCTAATGCCATAAATGTTGCATATCTATTATGTGCCACAATACAAGGGACGACCGAGGACATGAAGATACAAAACAactcaatttattaataataaatatatttaatacatagcGGAGTGTATAGACATTTTTTAGTCAAGTTTAGTTGCGATGACAGCGTACCAAATGCATTTATTTACGTACGGGAAGTACCTACGTGAACCCGAATACGTTATCCACTTTGCAGTCTTTGCAGTTTTCAACAACCAgagagaaataataaatttattagtagatatgtctaataaaaaattcatggaaattatttattcgtaGAGATATTTATTGTCTGTTGTCTGGTCTCTGGTCTGTTTTTTTCATCCTACGGTATTGTTTAAGGGAATTCATGAACTGCTAACAAAACTGACTGACTTCTagcattatacatatatttaaatatttatatattagatcaCTTAAACCTCTAAAATTATGCAAATTAGTATCTTACCTTTATGAGGCATATTCGCAACAAACTGTTTATCTCATAAAGTCCGCTTTTAAATATTCtcagtaaaaatattacgatgaaataaatgtaataatcgCGTTCTATTTGGAGTTGTGCGTAAACGGCGATGTGTTAAGAAATGTTTCAACATTATAATTTCGTGTTCATTATTTCCGAGGCATGGATGACAACATCGtaatgatttgaaaaattcgATGCGTGATCCTAAAAAAGACATTATCAatgtttttaacattaaaattaaggaataaattaaagtttgtaAAGTCACGTAACACACATGTTCTTTTTTGGTATGGGATAGGAtagctaaatatttttaatagtaaatttgTTATGCATGCATACATAACATGTGTTGTAGTAGTTATTATATCTTATAGAGTATCGTAAGGTTTGAAGtcgtaattaaaacaaaatatcaaaagtaaaaacatataatacaatgtaataatattaattattacgttACTGGTCAATCCGATGTTAAAAcaactgaattttttttcctgCGGCGCGTAAAGGCGCGTAAATTCTATACTTAAAATAGATTTAGTTAATCTACATTCCAATTTCGGTGCCATTCAAACGTTTGATGtcaacgatttattattatattccaaTAGATGAGATTAGATAATATTTGATAGTAAGCAAAACTGTAAGGTACCTACTAACATACCAAAAAACTACATAACTAGGTATTATACGACTAATGATTCTTCTCGATTTTAAACGCagattgtattaaaataatatagaatatgtgtataataaaaatacatctgTATGCGTGAAAAAAGGCGGATTTTTATACGCACTAAGTAttactagtatttttaaagGAGCTCTATAAgaatgcaataaaattttagttaacGTTGATATATcgaacaatatttaataggtAGGTTGCCACGGGAATGTGTCCAAAGGAagaatgaaacaaaataataaaaccatagaaaatctttataaaacattattaatattctacAAAGGGATAGTTAGGATAATCCTTCCAATCAACGGGGTTTATGACGCGAATGTTTTTGTTGAAACGGCTAATTGTAGCTATTTCATCCTTTGTTAAGCTGAAATCGAACAAATCTATGTTCTGAGCAATGCGGTTTTTGTTTGTGGATTTCGGAATCGGGATTATGCCCCTGTCGatctgaaacaaaaatatacaattcatGTTAACAAAAGCCAAATGTAATTACTTTATGACGCACTTTATTATTGACTTAATATGACTCTGTCGTAATTCGTCTGTCTGTCaaa is a genomic window of Pieris napi chromosome 2, ilPieNapi1.2, whole genome shotgun sequence containing:
- the LOC125059944 gene encoding ubiquinone biosynthesis O-methyltransferase, mitochondrial-like, with the translated sequence MSATHDAFTTVDEGEIERHRNIKDLWWDPHGCTVTLHSLNHRRVPYIRDGLVSKDEILKLSQPLANKKILEVGCGGGILSEGLAKIGAQVTGIDPCQELIDLATEHTSVYPLVAGNRPKYYCTTIEDHAQNHRNYYDAVVASEVLDHVVNKELFLKLCIETLKPGGKIFITAPNRTLTARMGVFFSENVFGCAAKGIHDYEKFITPEDVTKILEKNNCEVNNTCGLIYYPYVEIWQWVFFESMWYAIQATKID